The proteins below are encoded in one region of Gallus gallus isolate bGalGal1 chromosome 12, bGalGal1.mat.broiler.GRCg7b, whole genome shotgun sequence:
- the MUSTN1 gene encoding musculoskeletal embryonic nuclear protein 1, which yields MSQPDPVKKKRPPVKEEDLKGARGNLSKNQEIKSKTYQVMKQCEQMGSAAPSIFSRARTGSETVFEKSKDEPPKSVFG from the exons CCAGACCCAGTGAAAAAGAAGCGTCCTCCAGTGAAGGAGGAAGATCTCAAAGGAGCTAGAGGAAACCTTTCCAAAAACCAGGAAATTAAGTCCAAAACCTACCAAGTCATGAAGCAGTGTG aacAAATGGGCTCTGCAGCACCTTCCATATTCAGCCGGGCTCGGACGGGCAGCGAAACGGTCTTTGAGAAGTCAAAAGATGAGCCGCCCAAAAGCGTCTTTggctga